The Sorangiineae bacterium MSr11367 genome window below encodes:
- a CDS encoding NAD(P)-dependent alcohol dehydrogenase yields MLKTPAYAAATAGAKLAPTIIERRDPGPKDVLLEILYSGICHSDLHQARDEWGGAIFPMVPGHEIVGRVTRVGKDVTKFKVGDIGAVGCFVDSCGKCGACHDDLENFCDEGPAYTYNSTEMDRKTPTFGGYSSQIVVRDHYVLKVPAGLDLAATAPLLCAGITTYSPLRQFNCKKGDRVAVVGLGGLGHMAVKFAVSMGAEVTVLSTSRSKEADARRLGAHAFEVTSEKGVFKKLANRFNLIVDTVSAPHNLNQYFETLHHHGTLALVGLPPEALPVEPFSLVSGNRRFAGSNIGGIKETQEMLDYCASHGIVSDIETIQVQQVNEAYERLVKNDVRYRFVIDAASLRA; encoded by the coding sequence ATGTTGAAAACACCGGCATACGCAGCGGCAACGGCGGGGGCAAAACTGGCACCAACGATCATCGAGCGGCGCGATCCCGGTCCGAAGGACGTCCTTCTGGAAATCCTGTATTCGGGCATCTGCCATAGCGACCTTCACCAGGCGCGCGACGAGTGGGGCGGGGCTATTTTTCCGATGGTTCCCGGCCACGAGATCGTCGGCCGCGTGACCCGGGTGGGCAAGGACGTGACGAAGTTCAAGGTCGGCGACATCGGTGCCGTCGGCTGCTTCGTGGACTCGTGCGGGAAGTGCGGCGCGTGCCACGACGACTTGGAGAACTTCTGCGACGAGGGACCGGCGTACACGTACAACAGCACGGAGATGGACCGGAAGACGCCGACCTTCGGCGGCTACTCGTCCCAGATCGTGGTGCGCGACCACTACGTGCTCAAGGTTCCCGCGGGTCTCGATCTGGCGGCGACCGCGCCGCTGCTTTGCGCGGGCATCACCACGTACTCGCCGTTGCGGCAGTTCAATTGCAAAAAGGGCGATCGCGTGGCCGTGGTGGGCCTGGGCGGCTTGGGGCACATGGCGGTGAAGTTCGCCGTGTCGATGGGCGCCGAGGTCACGGTGCTGAGCACCTCGCGCTCGAAGGAGGCCGATGCTCGGAGGCTCGGCGCCCACGCGTTCGAGGTGACGAGTGAGAAGGGCGTCTTCAAGAAGCTGGCCAACCGGTTCAACCTGATCGTCGACACGGTGTCGGCGCCGCACAACTTGAACCAGTATTTTGAAACGTTGCACCACCACGGCACCCTGGCGCTCGTGGGCCTGCCGCCCGAGGCCCTCCCTGTCGAGCCTTTCTCGTTGGTGAGCGGCAACCGCCGCTTCGCCGGCTCGAACATCGGTGGCATCAAGGAGACGCAGGAGATGCTCGACTACTGCGCGTCGCACGGCATCGTCTCCGACATCGAGACCATCCAGGTCCAGCAAGTCAACGAAGCCTACGAACGCCTCGTGAAGAACGACGTGCGTTACCGCTTCGTCATCGACGCCGCCTCGCTCCGCGCGTGA
- a CDS encoding LysR family transcriptional regulator — protein sequence MAFTPLNALNSFLAVARRQSFAAAASELGVSPSSLSQSVRQLETRLGVTLLSRTTRSVSLTDAGRRLLEQAGPGIQQAMDALKGSSARPGEVTGRVRLTVLPLAWDRVIAPILPRFAARFPAIEVEVQVENRRANIVAEGFDGGITLEEFVARDMVHVRLTGAARFVVGASPRYVKKRGAPQTPRDLAAHNCICYRSPNTGRIWPWDLERGKRTWRVPVRGTYITNDERVVLSLTEAGIGLGYIFEPDMTAQLKNGSLQIVLEDYAASVPGFFLYFPSRTQVSPAFRAFIDTARETMARSR from the coding sequence ATGGCTTTTACGCCACTGAATGCCCTGAACTCGTTCCTGGCGGTTGCGCGCCGGCAAAGCTTTGCTGCCGCCGCATCGGAGCTTGGTGTGTCGCCTTCGTCGCTGAGTCAGTCGGTGCGCCAGCTCGAAACGCGGCTGGGGGTGACCTTGCTCTCCCGGACCACACGAAGCGTATCACTCACCGATGCGGGGCGCCGCCTGCTCGAGCAAGCAGGGCCGGGGATCCAGCAGGCGATGGACGCGTTGAAGGGCTCGTCCGCGCGGCCCGGCGAGGTCACCGGCCGGGTGCGGCTCACCGTGCTTCCCCTGGCGTGGGACCGGGTCATCGCGCCGATTCTTCCGCGCTTCGCGGCGCGCTTTCCGGCCATCGAGGTGGAGGTGCAGGTCGAGAACCGCCGCGCGAACATCGTGGCCGAGGGCTTCGACGGCGGCATCACGCTGGAGGAATTCGTGGCCCGCGACATGGTGCACGTGCGCCTCACCGGCGCGGCACGCTTCGTCGTCGGCGCCTCACCGCGCTACGTGAAGAAGCGCGGCGCCCCCCAGACACCGCGCGATCTCGCCGCACACAACTGCATCTGCTACCGCTCGCCGAACACGGGGCGGATCTGGCCCTGGGACCTCGAGCGCGGCAAGCGCACGTGGCGCGTGCCCGTGCGCGGTACGTACATCACCAACGACGAGCGCGTCGTTCTCTCACTGACCGAGGCAGGGATCGGGCTCGGCTACATCTTCGAGCCGGATATGACCGCACAGCTCAAAAACGGAAGCCTGCAGATCGTCCTCGAGGACTACGCGGCCTCCGTTCCTGGTTTTTTCCTCTATTTTCCGAGCCGCACGCAGGTCTCGCCAGCCTTTCGCGCCTTCATCGACACCGCCCGCGAGACCATGGCCCGCAGCCGCTAG
- the fadI gene encoding acetyl-CoA C-acyltransferase FadI, which yields MATGNGNGNGKARSERIAIVAGLRTPFAKSQTAYRDLSALDLGKIVVAELLARSELSPKEVGLCVYGQVLPSIAAPNIAREIVLGTAMPKDIQAFSVSRACATSFQSLTSAAESMLAGQHDVAITGGADSASDVPITVSKKLAEALMNANKAKSFGEKLSAFRKLSARDFLPVPPSLKEPTTGLTMGESAEKMAKEAHISREAQDEFAHRSHSRAAKAWSDGLFDQEVMHVVPGPRYDKPIARDNTVREESSLEGYGKLKPAFDRKFGSITAGNSSPLTDGASALLVMTEQKAKALGYRPLGYLRSWAYAALDPGDWMLMGPSYATPLALDRAGLTLADMDLVDMHEAFAAQILCNTQAFASKKFAEEKLGRNEAIGEIDDAKFNVHGGSISIGHPFAATGARMVTTVLHELKRRGKQFGLATACAAGGLGAAVVLEVGE from the coding sequence ATGGCCACCGGCAACGGAAACGGAAATGGCAAGGCCCGTAGCGAGCGCATCGCCATCGTCGCAGGGCTGCGAACCCCGTTCGCAAAATCGCAGACCGCCTACCGCGATCTGAGCGCACTCGACCTCGGAAAAATCGTCGTGGCGGAGCTGCTCGCACGCTCTGAGCTGTCCCCCAAGGAAGTGGGCCTCTGCGTCTACGGCCAGGTGCTGCCGTCCATCGCCGCGCCCAACATCGCGCGCGAAATCGTGCTGGGCACGGCCATGCCCAAAGACATCCAGGCCTTCTCGGTCAGCCGCGCGTGTGCGACGTCGTTCCAATCGCTCACCAGCGCCGCCGAATCGATGCTCGCCGGCCAGCACGACGTGGCCATCACCGGCGGCGCCGACAGCGCGAGCGACGTGCCCATCACCGTCTCCAAGAAGCTCGCCGAGGCGCTCATGAACGCCAACAAGGCGAAGTCGTTCGGCGAAAAGCTGAGCGCCTTCCGCAAGCTCTCCGCGCGCGACTTCCTCCCCGTGCCGCCCTCGCTGAAGGAGCCGACCACGGGCCTCACCATGGGCGAGAGCGCGGAAAAAATGGCCAAGGAGGCGCACATCTCGCGCGAGGCGCAGGACGAATTCGCGCACCGCAGCCACTCGCGCGCCGCCAAGGCGTGGAGCGATGGGCTCTTCGACCAAGAGGTGATGCACGTCGTTCCGGGGCCGCGCTACGACAAGCCCATCGCACGCGACAACACGGTGCGCGAGGAGTCGAGCCTCGAGGGCTACGGCAAATTGAAGCCGGCCTTCGATCGCAAATTCGGGAGCATCACCGCGGGCAATTCCTCGCCGCTCACTGATGGGGCCAGCGCGCTTCTGGTCATGACCGAGCAAAAGGCCAAGGCCCTCGGCTACCGCCCGCTGGGTTACCTGCGCTCTTGGGCCTACGCCGCGCTCGATCCCGGCGATTGGATGCTCATGGGCCCGAGCTATGCGACGCCCCTTGCGCTCGACCGCGCGGGGCTCACGCTCGCGGACATGGACCTCGTGGACATGCACGAGGCCTTCGCCGCGCAGATCCTGTGCAACACCCAGGCCTTCGCCTCGAAGAAGTTCGCCGAGGAGAAACTCGGACGGAACGAGGCCATCGGCGAAATCGACGACGCGAAGTTCAACGTGCACGGCGGGTCGATTTCCATCGGCCACCCGTTTGCGGCCACCGGGGCGCGCATGGTCACGACGGTGCTCCACGAACTGAAACGGCGCGGCAAACAATTCGGTCTCGCGACGGCATGCGCCGCCGGTGGGCTCGGCGCCGCGGTCGTGTTGGAGGTGGGCGAATGA
- the fadJ gene encoding fatty acid oxidation complex subunit alpha FadJ, with protein sequence MSTQTLAATQTPQDSSASIVGIEVRPDGIAVITLDAPGESVNTLTERFGTELKAAFDLVTQDANVTAAVLTSGKKDFVVGANIDMLKSITLAADAERLSREGALSFRAIKASKKPFVAAVHGQALGGGFELALACHAIVASDDKKTLFGLPEVQLGLLPGANGLMRVAERAGLQVALDLGLTGKNTRAAKAKKLGLVDEVAPASILLEVAVKVAKELAEGKPRARPGFKFDGPHLTQLALEKNPAGRALLFRKAREATRKKTRGHYPATERILDVLERYGDKGFDAAAELEARVFGELVVSETAHRLEDIFFATTALKKDSGVDDPQVKGQVPSKIGMLGGGLMGGGIAYVSLNAGVHVRLKDKDDEGIGRGLQYVRGILDERVKKRQLSREERDQLFARLTATTDYSGLRDAGIVIEAVFEDLALKHRILREVEAVTKEDTIFASNTSSIPIGKIAEASKRPHTVVGMHYFSPVHKMPLLEVIRTKATSPQVVASAVALGKKQGKTVIVVNDGVGFYTSRILAPYMNEAAYLLSEGVPIETLDRALVDWGWPVGPVTLLDEVGIDVAAHVGPIMLDAFGERFTPPDTMSKLVADDRKGRKNERGFYLYGKNAKGKKKAVDPSVYTTLGIEPKTGAPVLAEELQMRCSLQFVNEALRCYGEGILRTPRDGDIGAIFGLGFPPFRGGPFRYVDTIGAAEILRRTQGYYDRFGKRWEPAPLLVEMAKKGARFY encoded by the coding sequence ATGAGCACGCAAACGTTGGCAGCGACGCAAACGCCGCAGGATAGCTCGGCGTCCATCGTGGGCATCGAGGTGCGGCCGGACGGCATCGCGGTGATCACGCTCGATGCGCCGGGCGAGTCGGTGAACACGCTCACCGAGCGCTTCGGCACGGAGCTGAAGGCGGCGTTCGATCTCGTCACGCAAGACGCGAACGTCACCGCCGCGGTCCTCACCAGCGGCAAGAAGGACTTCGTGGTCGGCGCGAACATCGACATGCTCAAGTCGATCACCTTGGCGGCCGACGCCGAGCGCCTTTCGCGCGAGGGGGCGCTGTCGTTCCGCGCCATCAAGGCCTCGAAGAAGCCATTCGTCGCCGCCGTGCACGGGCAGGCGCTGGGCGGCGGTTTCGAGCTCGCACTGGCATGCCACGCCATCGTGGCCAGCGACGACAAGAAGACGCTGTTCGGCCTTCCGGAGGTGCAGCTCGGCCTTCTGCCCGGAGCCAATGGCCTCATGCGCGTCGCCGAGCGCGCGGGCCTCCAAGTGGCACTCGACCTGGGCCTCACCGGGAAAAATACGCGCGCCGCCAAGGCGAAGAAGCTCGGCCTCGTCGACGAGGTGGCCCCGGCGTCCATCCTCCTCGAGGTCGCCGTGAAGGTGGCGAAAGAGCTCGCCGAGGGAAAACCGCGCGCACGCCCGGGCTTCAAATTCGACGGCCCGCACCTCACGCAGCTCGCGCTGGAGAAGAACCCCGCCGGGCGCGCGCTGCTGTTCCGCAAGGCGCGCGAGGCCACGCGCAAGAAGACGCGCGGCCACTACCCCGCCACGGAGCGCATCCTCGACGTGCTCGAGCGCTACGGCGACAAAGGCTTCGACGCCGCCGCGGAGCTCGAGGCGCGCGTCTTCGGCGAGCTCGTGGTGAGCGAGACGGCGCACCGCCTGGAGGACATCTTCTTCGCCACCACGGCGCTGAAGAAGGACAGCGGCGTCGACGATCCGCAGGTCAAAGGCCAAGTCCCGAGCAAAATCGGCATGCTGGGCGGTGGCCTCATGGGCGGCGGCATCGCCTACGTGTCCCTCAACGCCGGCGTGCACGTTCGCCTCAAGGACAAGGACGACGAGGGCATCGGGCGCGGACTGCAATATGTACGCGGCATCCTCGATGAGCGCGTGAAAAAGCGTCAGCTCTCGCGCGAGGAGCGCGACCAGCTCTTCGCGCGCCTCACGGCCACCACCGACTACAGCGGCTTGCGCGATGCCGGCATCGTCATCGAGGCCGTCTTCGAGGACCTGGCGCTCAAGCACCGCATCCTGCGCGAGGTCGAGGCGGTGACCAAAGAGGACACGATCTTCGCATCGAACACCTCGTCCATCCCCATCGGCAAAATCGCGGAAGCCTCCAAGCGGCCGCACACCGTGGTGGGGATGCACTACTTCAGCCCCGTGCACAAGATGCCGCTGCTCGAGGTGATCCGCACCAAGGCCACGTCACCCCAGGTGGTGGCCAGCGCCGTGGCGCTCGGGAAAAAGCAGGGCAAGACCGTCATCGTGGTGAACGATGGCGTGGGCTTCTACACGAGCCGAATCCTCGCGCCGTACATGAACGAGGCGGCGTACTTGCTCTCCGAGGGCGTGCCCATCGAGACGCTGGATCGCGCACTCGTCGATTGGGGATGGCCCGTCGGCCCGGTCACCTTGCTCGACGAAGTGGGCATCGACGTGGCCGCGCACGTCGGCCCCATCATGCTGGATGCCTTCGGCGAGCGCTTTACGCCGCCCGACACCATGTCGAAGCTCGTCGCCGACGACCGCAAGGGCCGCAAGAACGAGCGCGGCTTCTACCTCTATGGCAAAAACGCCAAAGGGAAGAAGAAGGCCGTCGATCCTTCGGTGTACACCACGCTGGGCATCGAGCCGAAAACGGGCGCCCCCGTCTTGGCCGAAGAGCTGCAAATGCGCTGCTCGCTCCAATTCGTGAACGAGGCCCTGCGCTGCTACGGCGAGGGCATCTTGCGCACGCCCCGCGACGGCGACATCGGCGCCATCTTCGGGTTGGGCTTCCCGCCCTTCCGCGGTGGTCCGTTCCGCTACGTCGACACCATCGGTGCGGCGGAGATCCTGCGGCGCACGCAGGGCTACTACGACCGATTCGGCAAGCGCTGGGAGCCCGCCCCGCTCTTGGTCGAGATGGCCAAAAAGGGCGCGCGCTTCTACTGA
- a CDS encoding RNA-binding protein: MGTKVYVGNLPYTCDETQLRDLFAGDGRNVADVAIIHDRMTGQPRGFAFVQMASDDDAKRAIDALHGFVFGGRTLTVNEARPRDGGPGGGGGGGGRDRRTSRPPRGKG, encoded by the coding sequence ATGGGGACCAAGGTCTACGTGGGAAACCTTCCTTACACGTGCGACGAGACGCAGCTTCGCGACCTCTTCGCGGGCGACGGCCGCAACGTGGCCGACGTCGCCATCATTCACGATCGCATGACCGGCCAGCCACGGGGCTTCGCCTTCGTCCAAATGGCCTCCGACGACGACGCCAAACGGGCCATCGACGCCCTGCACGGCTTCGTCTTCGGCGGCCGCACCTTGACCGTGAACGAAGCTCGGCCGCGCGACGGCGGCCCAGGCGGCGGCGGAGGCGGCGGAGGACGCGACCGCCGAACGTCGCGGCCGCCTAGAGGAAAGGGGTAG
- the purB gene encoding adenylosuccinate lyase — protein sequence MIPRYTPADFQELWSPERKLSTWLEVELAACAAMEEAGSVPAGTAANLRAKGIVLDAARVDAIEKVTKHDVIAFLTHAEEKAGIEARWLHRGMTSSDVLDSSFAILLRDAAGLLLTRAERLLRALETRAREFAKTPLIGRSHGIFAEPTTFGLALAGHYAEIARGVGRLRAAQKEIAVGKIAGAVGTYAHLSPEIEKKALGALGLEPETVATQIVARDRHAAFFSALALLAAGIERFATNVRSWQRSDVGEAEEPFTVGQKGSSAMPHKRNPVVSENLCGLARIVRAAVTPALENVALWHERDISHSSVERMIAPDATATLGYMLDRCAALVEGLVVYPENLQRNLDRAGSLYFSEAVLLALVDSGMARQEAYVLVQRNAMRAWSGEGKFYDNLAADADITARLPAGKLTECFDLEHALAHVPAILERAFAR from the coding sequence ATGATTCCGCGCTATACGCCTGCCGATTTCCAGGAGCTCTGGTCGCCCGAACGCAAACTTTCCACCTGGCTCGAGGTCGAATTGGCCGCCTGCGCCGCCATGGAAGAAGCCGGATCGGTGCCGGCCGGCACGGCGGCCAACCTGCGCGCCAAAGGAATTGTGCTCGATGCCGCGCGCGTCGATGCCATTGAAAAGGTCACGAAGCACGACGTCATCGCGTTTCTGACGCACGCCGAAGAGAAGGCCGGCATCGAGGCGCGCTGGCTTCACCGCGGGATGACGTCGAGCGATGTGCTCGATTCGTCGTTCGCCATTCTATTGCGCGATGCGGCGGGACTCCTGCTCACGCGCGCCGAACGCCTTCTGCGCGCATTGGAAACGCGCGCGCGCGAGTTTGCCAAGACGCCATTGATTGGACGGAGCCACGGTATTTTTGCCGAGCCCACCACCTTTGGCCTGGCGCTCGCCGGACATTATGCGGAAATTGCACGAGGTGTAGGCCGGCTGCGGGCCGCGCAGAAGGAGATCGCGGTCGGAAAAATCGCCGGCGCGGTCGGCACCTACGCGCATCTCTCGCCCGAAATCGAGAAGAAGGCGCTCGGGGCGCTCGGCCTGGAGCCCGAGACCGTGGCCACGCAGATCGTCGCGCGCGATCGCCATGCGGCGTTCTTCTCGGCGCTGGCCCTGCTCGCGGCGGGCATCGAGCGCTTCGCCACCAACGTGCGAAGCTGGCAGCGCTCCGACGTCGGCGAGGCCGAGGAGCCCTTCACCGTGGGCCAGAAAGGCTCGAGCGCGATGCCGCACAAGCGCAACCCGGTGGTGAGTGAGAACCTGTGCGGACTGGCCCGCATCGTCCGCGCCGCGGTGACGCCCGCCTTGGAGAACGTCGCCCTCTGGCACGAGCGCGACATTTCGCACTCCTCGGTGGAGCGCATGATCGCGCCCGACGCGACGGCGACGCTCGGGTACATGCTGGACCGCTGCGCGGCCCTGGTCGAAGGCCTCGTGGTGTATCCGGAGAACCTGCAGCGCAATTTGGATCGCGCAGGCTCGCTCTACTTCTCGGAGGCCGTGCTCCTGGCGCTGGTCGATTCGGGCATGGCGCGGCAGGAGGCCTACGTGCTCGTGCAGCGCAACGCGATGCGCGCGTGGTCGGGCGAGGGCAAATTCTACGACAACCTCGCCGCCGACGCCGATATCACCGCGCGCCTGCCGGCGGGCAAGCTCACCGAGTGCTTCGATCTGGAGCATGCGCTGGCCCACGTGCCGGCCATTCTCGAACGCGCCTTCGCGCGATGA
- a CDS encoding glycosyltransferase family 2 protein has translation MFADAHVVVVVPAFEEEARIARVLHTLPGWVDHVVVVDDNSRDRTAEAAENVGDPRVVVLRHPENRGVGAAIVSGYRHALTQTEGERDVLVVMAGDGQMDPADLPAVVAPIARGEAGYVKGERFSAPDVGAVMPKARRLGGAVFSRLTSWAIGLPIHDSQCGYTALSRAACQRLARDGALDALWPRYGYPNDLLAQLAARRISIAEVPVRPIYADEESKLRLWHLPRIARIIAKSAWTVRIARS, from the coding sequence ATGTTCGCCGATGCCCACGTTGTCGTTGTGGTTCCCGCTTTCGAGGAAGAGGCACGGATCGCGCGTGTCTTGCACACGCTTCCCGGTTGGGTCGACCACGTCGTCGTGGTGGACGACAACAGCCGCGACCGAACCGCCGAGGCCGCAGAGAACGTGGGCGATCCGCGCGTGGTGGTGCTTCGCCATCCCGAGAACCGCGGCGTGGGGGCGGCTATCGTGAGCGGTTACCGGCACGCCCTGACCCAAACCGAGGGCGAGCGCGACGTCCTGGTCGTGATGGCCGGAGACGGCCAAATGGATCCTGCGGATCTGCCCGCCGTGGTGGCCCCCATCGCGCGCGGCGAGGCGGGGTACGTCAAAGGCGAGCGCTTCTCCGCGCCGGACGTGGGCGCGGTGATGCCCAAGGCACGCCGTCTGGGCGGCGCCGTGTTCTCGCGCCTCACCTCGTGGGCCATCGGTTTGCCGATCCACGACAGCCAGTGCGGCTACACCGCGCTTTCGCGCGCCGCCTGCCAGCGGCTCGCGCGGGATGGAGCGCTCGATGCGCTCTGGCCGCGTTACGGCTACCCGAACGATCTGCTCGCGCAACTCGCCGCACGCCGCATCTCCATCGCGGAGGTCCCCGTGCGTCCGATTTATGCCGACGAGGAGAGCAAGCTGCGTTTGTGGCACCTGCCGCGTATCGCCCGCATCATCGCCAAGAGCGCGTGGACGGTGCGCATCGCGCGGTCCTGA
- a CDS encoding rhodanese-like domain-containing protein, with translation MPAEPTRISPQEAAEYVTRGYIYLDVRTEEEFAEGRPAHSVNIPFAVLSGGSMAPNPDFVADVSARYPKDAKLVVGCKSGGRSLRAARALLDAGFTDVVDQRAGWDGARDPFGQLTEPGWSRTGLPTEP, from the coding sequence ATGCCCGCCGAACCGACCCGCATTTCCCCACAGGAAGCCGCCGAGTATGTCACGCGCGGCTACATCTATCTGGACGTCCGCACCGAGGAGGAATTCGCAGAGGGGCGCCCGGCGCACTCGGTGAACATCCCCTTTGCGGTCTTGAGTGGCGGCAGCATGGCGCCGAACCCCGACTTCGTGGCCGACGTGAGCGCGCGCTACCCCAAGGATGCGAAGCTCGTCGTGGGGTGCAAGTCCGGCGGCCGCTCGCTCCGCGCGGCCCGTGCGCTGCTCGACGCGGGCTTCACCGACGTGGTGGACCAACGCGCCGGCTGGGACGGCGCCCGCGATCCCTTCGGCCAACTGACCGAGCCAGGCTGGTCCCGCACCGGCCTCCCCACGGAACCCTGA
- a CDS encoding polysaccharide deacetylase family protein, with translation MTSFRGWIPLLALAAGTWMGLGRPDLPRVRRYLDENSDKIEQFETTARSAARDATKVAREAIDRAGQPQQRRASGPAPSLPPEPPLQPLSPLFSALPDLLPWPRLNPDAGLNRAWLLAEGPDPDPQVGERLVTFTFDDGPSPATTPAILRVLEKYGVRATFFLIGRYLDGDDAHAEAAREVVRQIVRAGHTVGNHTHDHEQLTAVAHTRALAQMDQGAASIERVTGRRPVFFRPPYGSLDPFTQQAIAERAWELVLWSVESQDMLANDPIQLAGSLEGQLEYNGGGIILLHDVKPSTLAALPRLLAWLDERKYDPAHPETPGYRIVDLAEYLRATAQRPQPFPNRAALEEARKVEYVRMRTEAKRRGVPMRPLVQRTRSHSE, from the coding sequence GTGACGAGCTTCCGAGGATGGATCCCGCTGCTTGCCCTGGCCGCCGGGACATGGATGGGTCTGGGCCGCCCCGACCTCCCCCGGGTGCGTCGGTATCTTGATGAAAATTCAGATAAAATTGAGCAATTCGAGACCACCGCACGGTCCGCGGCACGCGATGCGACCAAGGTAGCCCGCGAGGCCATCGACCGCGCGGGTCAGCCGCAGCAGCGCCGCGCCTCCGGGCCTGCGCCCTCGCTGCCGCCGGAACCTCCACTGCAGCCGCTGTCGCCGCTCTTCAGCGCCTTGCCCGATCTGCTTCCCTGGCCGAGGCTCAACCCCGACGCGGGACTCAACCGGGCGTGGCTCTTGGCCGAGGGGCCCGATCCGGATCCCCAGGTCGGTGAGCGCCTCGTCACGTTCACCTTCGACGACGGTCCGTCGCCCGCGACCACGCCCGCGATCCTGCGCGTGCTCGAGAAGTACGGCGTCCGCGCGACCTTCTTCTTGATCGGGCGCTACCTCGACGGCGACGACGCGCATGCCGAGGCCGCGCGCGAAGTCGTTCGCCAGATCGTGCGCGCGGGGCACACGGTGGGCAACCACACGCACGACCACGAGCAGCTCACCGCGGTCGCGCATACGCGGGCGCTCGCCCAGATGGACCAAGGCGCCGCGTCGATCGAACGCGTCACCGGACGCCGGCCCGTGTTCTTCCGCCCGCCGTACGGCAGCCTGGATCCGTTCACGCAGCAGGCGATCGCGGAGCGCGCCTGGGAGCTCGTTCTCTGGAGCGTCGAGTCGCAGGACATGCTCGCCAACGATCCCATTCAGCTGGCGGGGAGCCTCGAGGGGCAGCTCGAATACAACGGCGGCGGCATCATCCTGCTGCACGATGTGAAGCCCTCGACGTTGGCCGCACTCCCACGCCTTCTCGCGTGGCTCGATGAGCGCAAGTACGATCCCGCGCACCCCGAGACGCCGGGCTACCGCATCGTGGATCTCGCGGAGTACCTGCGCGCCACGGCCCAGCGCCCGCAGCCCTTTCCCAACCGCGCCGCGCTCGAGGAAGCGCGCAAGGTCGAGTACGTGCGCATGCGCACGGAGGCGAAGCGCCGCGGGGTGCCGATGCGCCCCCTCGTGCAGCGCACGCGCAGCCACTCGGAGTGA
- a CDS encoding PEGA domain-containing protein, whose product MQALALALLVFAQIPSGEGIVRARGLDQQGVRAFREGRFRDAIRFFTAARRLGGPSSEIWNIARCHQRLDEPEDAARALEGYLEQTDLMPSERAEATRELNELRRRPSQMAIDSDPAGASVTVDGKPAGSPTPVGLDVAPGPHRVRVEHPGHRVYEADVEARYGRAILVSAKLVSATSPAASEDAPPADVPSTMATHGLARRFLFSVEVGAFLPRLGDLDGHVRPGGALEARYVFNPASRVLVTGGLRFVALTYGGSKPSALCQQADDASSVELGGLATGAFAVRALPRLRVGAGVGLGVAGLVADASGPDASKASCAGSYGLTVLGRAAIEGSLSLTPGWRLLVSPLVFEAHPAWKGARENPPSTVDAGGLWWRLGATLGFAFDAK is encoded by the coding sequence ATGCAGGCTCTCGCGTTGGCGCTCCTCGTGTTTGCGCAGATCCCCAGTGGAGAGGGAATCGTGCGCGCGCGTGGTTTGGACCAGCAAGGGGTGCGCGCGTTTCGTGAAGGGCGCTTTCGCGATGCGATTCGCTTTTTCACGGCGGCGCGTCGGTTGGGCGGCCCCTCGAGCGAGATTTGGAACATCGCGCGATGCCATCAGCGGCTCGACGAGCCCGAGGATGCCGCGCGCGCCCTCGAGGGCTACCTCGAGCAGACCGATCTCATGCCTTCCGAGCGCGCGGAAGCGACCCGCGAGCTCAATGAGCTGCGACGCCGTCCCTCGCAGATGGCCATCGACTCGGATCCCGCCGGCGCCAGCGTGACCGTCGATGGAAAGCCCGCGGGCTCGCCCACGCCCGTCGGGTTGGACGTCGCGCCGGGCCCGCACCGCGTGCGCGTCGAGCACCCGGGACACCGCGTGTACGAGGCCGACGTGGAGGCGCGCTACGGTCGGGCCATCCTCGTTTCGGCGAAGCTCGTATCGGCCACGAGCCCGGCGGCCTCCGAGGATGCGCCGCCGGCGGACGTGCCGTCCACCATGGCCACGCACGGCCTCGCGCGACGGTTTCTCTTCTCCGTGGAGGTCGGCGCGTTCCTTCCGCGCCTCGGGGACTTGGACGGTCACGTGCGCCCCGGCGGTGCCCTCGAAGCGCGCTACGTGTTCAACCCCGCCTCGCGCGTCCTCGTCACCGGCGGCCTGCGCTTCGTGGCGCTGACCTACGGCGGATCCAAGCCGTCCGCGCTTTGCCAGCAGGCCGACGACGCATCCTCCGTGGAACTGGGCGGCCTCGCCACGGGGGCCTTCGCGGTGCGGGCGCTTCCGCGGCTGCGTGTGGGCGCAGGCGTCGGCCTCGGCGTGGCCGGCCTCGTCGCGGACGCATCGGGCCCCGATGCATCCAAGGCTTCGTGCGCGGGCTCGTATGGGTTGACCGTCCTCGGTCGCGCCGCGATCGAAGGCTCGCTTTCGCTCACGCCGGGTTGGCGGCTTCTCGTCTCGCCGCTGGTCTTCGAAGCGCACCCGGCCTGGAAGGGGGCCCGCGAAAACCCACCGTCCACGGTCGACGCGGGCGGGCTATGGTGGCGGCTCGGCGCCACCCTCGGCTTCGCCTTCGATGCAAAGTGA